The genomic window aatacaattaagataaaaattttgtaatacataattaaatttctttttttttataaaattcgtataatatattatagctatgtacattttcataataatttagaaagaacatataaaatatattttagatgTATATAAGGATTCGTTAGTTATTagaagaatattatattatttttaattttattacttattgaatatatcataatattaACTCTCTATAAAATGGAACGAATAATAAGGTTcctatttttcattaaaattactgcgtttatttatttaacctGGATGTGTCATGTTAACAATAATATGGTATGCTAATTACATTTAAGTTCctaagaattataaaaaaaatttctatttttatttatgttaatattttttttaaagttagaatatacattttattgaaaatataatatatactatttttctttttattagaGGATATATAACAATTCTCAGAATGAGTACTCTAAtcaaagtaaaaaattatcttcaAGAAATTATCGATTATTAGCAAAATACAAACAGGATAGTGATTCACATATTGCGTGTTTAAAAGAAGGAATaccaaaaaataagaaatacgaagaaaaatatttacctTATAATGTGAGAGGTACCAAagcaaaaaagaaacaatCTAATAAATGTTCATTAAGTACAGCACAATATTATGTAGAAGTTAtggataataataatggaatttttgatggaaaacatttccattttgaaaGAAAATGGATCcgaaaaaaagattatgattatattatagacaaaaatagaagaatatatgatatagccttaaaaaaaattaaatttagaaGTTATGGATTTGGtgttactttatttttaatttttttgttcctaGGAATAGGATTACCAATATTAAAAGGACTAGAGTCAATGGAAAATATtctagaatataaaatatttaaagaattttatgatttattaaataaaaataagcttCTAGAAAGTGTTTTACCAgaaaaatacttttatgtGTTGTTATTTGGAGTGATTATCCTTATATTAGGTGTTATACTCATAATAGCTTTTAATAAgatattaagaaataatgaaaaatacaataaaattaagttaatGGCTcagtaaaattaataataaataatatgtatttttctttaaggaagttataaatatgaagTAATACCTGTACTATCGCTGAAGATATTCTCACAAAacctatttatatttcattaaatattataaatgaacctatataagttttatatctttgttgcaaaatagtaataatatataatattaatgttcTTCAGAAGTTgatgttttaattttcttatgTGTGTATTTTAATAGGaagttttaatttaattaaatattgtggttgcatatatatttttgtgcatataaatagatttttattataatatatattttttcattaaaatgaatatacaataatataatattatagatTTATGGaacttaaataatatatacttgtaataaatatttgctttttattttaaattattttttagtataaaATGGTATTTGTATAggttgttaaaaaatataatgtgaattttaaataataaataaatgtgttttgttctttattttaactataaaaggtaaatatattacattacaTTGATATGTGagtatatactttttttacttaggaaaaaacataatacttaatttatagtatatcttttatgtgatatatattataaaaagcaTTAGTTGTaaagatatttttaagaTACTTCAATATTTCTTTGAATcacttaaatataaaattataagtatataataaaatgttattgttattaattaTGGATTATTTATGATCAATCATCAGTGTGCGAAACTTATGTTAGGAAAATTAAGTGAAATCTGAAacgaattattatataagtttTACTAATTGaagttataataaaattttaaaaaaaatttattaaatacataatatattgaaaataaataaaaaaatataagttatttttatttttcatgtcTATGGAATATTAgattaatgaattaaatttcattacatattaaaacataatatgaataaacttttttttttttacagatttaaatttctaaattacatttaaaaatatagaaataatcATTAGGAGcaattaaaatgaatatattttggGGGATATTACTTTATCAtgtgtaaatgtatatttgttgcattttttatagtagtacataaatatattaaatatttaccattatctttcatatatatgagtatacaaataatttatattgaGTATTAATAAAgctataatatttaaagcgtaatttttttaattcaaaaaaagcaaaaacaagttttttttttttataacgtatatacaaaattttaagatTTAGAGTTATGGTTCAAATATTAACAGTTAGTTTATTTCCGAGAAATAGTATGCATTTATTAGTATAATTTCAATTTCAGTAGCATTCTTAtgtaaagaattatttattttgtttattgcTATGGTAGTTCagtaaatatgaaaatagcgagatttatattttaattatttccaTTGCTTGCATATTGatttatttctaatttataaatattacgtaaatatctattataaagaaaattggaattaaaaaaatacatgtatttatattaaagaaattaaaaatatttaacaataaatattttttttaaaaataagggggaaaaaaaaatgttcaagaataaaaataattccatGGAGTGCTctagaatataaatatattaatatattatcttcATTATATTAAACAGAACttatatgttaatttaatttattttgtaatgttagttataacattttttttttttataaatttgtatCTGTTTAgcaattttatatgtaaaaatatttatttaattcgtTAAAAGTTTTCGTTGTTAGAAGGATGAATAACtgtaaaagataataaaCGAATGTTATTATGTacgttaaaataattatatataatgtaattagaagaaaaa from Plasmodium malariae genome assembly, chromosome: 13 includes these protein-coding regions:
- the PmUG01_13068500 gene encoding fam-m protein yields the protein MERIIRFLFFIKITAFIYLTWMCHVNNNMRIYNNSQNEYSNQSKKLSSRNYRLLAKYKQDSDSHIACLKEGIPKNKKYEEKYLPYNVRGTKAKKKQSNKCSLSTAQYYVEVMDNNNGIFDGKHFHFERKWIRKKDYDYIIDKNRRIYDIALKKIKFRSYGFGVTLFLIFLFLGIGLPILKGLESMENILEYKIFKEFYDLLNKNKLLESVLPEKYFYVLLFGVIILILGVILIIAFNKILRNNEKYNKIKLMAQ